One window of Myxocyprinus asiaticus isolate MX2 ecotype Aquarium Trade chromosome 4, UBuf_Myxa_2, whole genome shotgun sequence genomic DNA carries:
- the LOC127436523 gene encoding serine/threonine-protein phosphatase 6 catalytic subunit has protein sequence MAPLDLDKYVEIARQCKYLPENDLKRLCDYVCDLLLEESNVQPVSTPVTVCGDIHGQFYDLCELFRTGGQVPDTNYIFMGDFVDRGYYSLETFTYLLALKAKWPDRITLLRGNHESRQITQVYGFYDECQTKYGNANAWRYCTKVFDMLTVAALIDEQILCVHGGLSPDIKTLDQIRTIERNQEIPHKGAFCDLVWSDPEDVDTWAISPRGAGWLFGAKVTNEFVHINNLKLICRAHQLVHEGYKFMFDEKLVTVWSAPNYCYRCGNIASIMVFKDVNTREPKLFRAVPDSERVIPPRTTTPYFL, from the exons ATGGCGCCGTTGGACCTGGATAAGTATGTTGAAATTGCGAGACAGTGCAAGTATCTTCCTGAGAACGACTTAAAG AGATTGTGTGACTATGTATGTGATCTTCTGCTTGAGGAATCAAATGTACAGCCAGTATCCACTCCAGTCACTGTATGTGGGGACATCCATGGACAG TTCTATGACTTATGCGAACTCTTCAGAACTGGAGGACAAGTACCAGACACAAACTACATTTTCATG GGTGACTTTGTAGACCGAGGATACTACAGCTTAGAAACATTCACATATTTGCTAGCACTTAAAGCAAAGTGGCCTGACCGCATCACACTGTTGCGTGGCAATCACGAGAGCAGGCAGATCACACAAGTGTATGGCTTTTATG ATGAGTGCCAGACTAAGTATGGAAATGCAAATGCCTGGCGATACTGCACTAAAGTATTTGACATGCTGACTGTTGCTGCC TTGATAGATGAGCAAATCCTTTGTGTACATGGTGGCCTTTCACCTGACATTAAAACTCTAGACCAGATTCGCACTATTGAACGCAATCAAGAAATCCCTCACAAAGGAGCATTTTGTGATCTTGTCTGGTCTGATCCAGAAGATGTGGACACCTGGGCTATCAGCCCAAGGGGTGCTGGCTGGCTCTTTGGTGCCAAGGTTACCAATGAG TTTGTTCACATCAACAACTTGAAGCTGATTTGCCGTGCACATCAGCTGGTTCATGAGGGCTACAAATTCATGTTTGACGAGAAGCTAGTAACTGTCTGGTCAGCCCCGAACTACTGCTACCGCTGCGGGAACATTGCCTCAATCATGGTCTTCAAAGACGTGAACACACGGGAGCCCAAGTTATTCCGGGCTGTTCCTGACTCTGAAAGAGTCATACCACCAAGAACGACAACACCCTACTTCCTCTGA